The following nucleotide sequence is from Leopardus geoffroyi isolate Oge1 chromosome A1, O.geoffroyi_Oge1_pat1.0, whole genome shotgun sequence.
TATCCTTAGTCTGGAACGCCTGTATCAAAAGTCTGGTTGAGGAAAATAATAGGAGAGCATTAGAAAGATACGTAGTTTCTCAACCCTGAAAAGGTCATATCTGGCTCCAGACCCCATATGGTTAATCACCACACTGTACATTTCAAACTAAATAATTTACTAACAACTATGCTTTTCCCCCACAATCCTTTGCCATCTCCTGCATACATTAACGGTTAGTGAATTTGGTGTGGGACGCAAGTTGCAGTTAAAAGGTCCAGGATAGCACCTATGATGCCAAGGAACTGGAGAAGGAAAACCACTAGCTTTTAGTGTGAGAGACAACAGAAAGTCAAAGAGGATAATCAGAAAGATATGTGGATTTGGCCAGGATCTGGGCAGATAACAAATGACAGGGCTTCAGTGAGATAGCAAGGTATGGAGAATGGGATGGGTATTAGGAAAGCGCGGGACAAATGTAAAATGTGCAGCATgaagtggagaagaaaaatgaaccagTAATTAGGGtaacaagaaaggaagagaaaatggagggggtgagctgaaggaagagaaattaaaatgtgtttagcATCCCCCATGGGACAGGCATTTGAATGTTTCACtccaattaattttcatattaactATTTCAAGCACAAAATATCTTaggatatttttttgtttttataaaggcACCGAacaacattttggaaaacactcAGCTGATACAGTGTAAAGAGCCAAAACTTGACCTCACATCCTCTCATTCCAAACGCTACCGTTTGTTTAAGAATAAGGAGGGAGGGAGTTACTACAAAGATCTGTTTTAGCCAACCTTGAATAGATATCATTTGGTTGCTAAATTAGAAATATGAATTGCAACAACTGTACTTGTTGAAGGAGATGGGAAAACGTTTCTCCAAAATACCTTGtttgttgtattctttttaagaagaaagtATTTGTACTTTTGTTATGAATCGGAATGTATTTTTGTTAAGTCTGATAatgatcttttttgtttctcttcatcttttaaaGGAAAGTCTATAGTTAGAGTTAGATGGGGTCTATCAAACATTGGCATAGATCCCTGTCAGAATCTTTTGGGTCCAAAGGAACAGAAGAGGGATGAATTTAGGCTGTACATTTAGTTAGCCAGCGAAGAGATCAAACAGATTGGAGGAAGTGAAGGGGTGCACGCTTTCTCTTTGAAGGTAGGGTTTTCTTTGTTCTGACTGGCAACAGGAAACAAACTAGGATAGGACACTTTTTGCATGCATGATAAACCAGGACGTGTTAAATATGGAGTATGtaccataccaaaaaaaaaaaaaaaaaaaggttatagaCTCTGGTTTCATGGCTTTTGGCCCTTGGAAGAGCTGCTGATTCACAGCGTTCTGTTTTGGCATCgtgctttctgctttctgttaATTCTGAGAAATGTTAGAAGAGCCACCAAAAACTTATCCTTGTATTTATCACAAGGCTGTCACTGATAAGATTAATAAAATCATCGCGGTATCACTGCCTCACAGGGAGttactatcatccccattttgcaagtGAGAAAAAAGCAATTCAGAGAAATTATCCAAGGTCACACCCCTGTAGCAactggtggagccaggatttgaatccataGCTTGTTCACACTAAAGTCAGCTGAATTCTTTCCATTGCACCACGCAGACTGTTTAATATACCCTCCACACAGATCCCCAATATGTATTTGCTGAATGTAATTAATGCTTGATTTATGTACAAAGATCATTCTCATAACGGAAACAAAGGCACTGAAGTATGCTGAAATTAGTCCCTCACAGGTTTGGGCCCCACGATGGTTAACACCAGCTGATTAACatgccaggtactattctagACAAACtttatctcattcaatccttcTACAACCTCAAAGGTAAGTAGTATTAAACATCTCCACTCTATAGATGAGATTCTGAGGTACGAGGTTAAGTAAGTGGTCAGAGATAatacagctagtaaatggtgggATTAGAGATTTGCATTCAGATGGTCTGGCTCTACTTCTAAAACACCATGTTATCCTACCCTTCGTTAGAactgtaaaacttaaaaaaggactTTATCAGTTTATATTGCCCCCAATTTCTTGTTCTACGGaagaaaaaattgagaacaagaaaaatgaaatagcatGCCTTACCTTCAGTCTCTCGGCTATTTTTGGCAGAGCTGACTAGAAACCAACCATCCTAAAATCATGTGGATCTATCTTGTAGtcttctttaacgtttatttattattgagagacagagagacacagagcatgagcaggggagggacagagagagagagggagacacagaatccgaagcaggctccaggctctgagccgtcagcacagagcccgatgcagggctcgaacccaccgaccgtgagatcgtgacctggctgaagtcggacgcccaaccgactgcgccacccaggcgcccctcttgtacTCTTCTTTAATCTAGCATtttggaaaggagaggaaggactgTCTTTGTTTTGCCACCACCAGTCAGCACTGCATCCAGCACGGAGATTGATGAATAAATGACCACACATGACAAGTCACATAATGGCGGAGCCAGAACCAGAGTAACCGTACTGAATCACGCTGCCTTCCTTCTTTAATACTAAAACAAACGCCATAAAATGCAAATCATTCACACCTGAGCTTTTCTTGGCACGTGGATTATATCCATACTTCTGGAAAAACTCCGTTATTTTCATGATatccattgaattttttttcattagtacTTTTGTTGCCTTTATGAAACCAATGCTTTCTTGACTTTCCAAACTTGCTTTATCAAGAAGAAGAATGACATCATccttttatgaggaaaaaaagtacattataatttttctatcaAAAGACTTAGTCTTAAGACTAAAAGACtaagtctatttaaaaattaccacACAAAGATGATAAATTAATATTGCAGGACCCATACCTTTAGAGTCTGGACTTCAGAAAGAAGGTCATATAAAATTCTCACTGGATAATCTTCAATGTCTTCAATatgaacagagaaaggaaaaaatgcaatATGGAAAAAGTACaataaggaaaaggaggaaaaagaatagaaaatataatttagtatTGTTTCTTAGAATTATAAAATCCTTGTAGATATTTATCATTTGTTTCGTATCAATTACAAAGTattacagcctttgttttaaaagttattaaatcaTCACATCCAtacaaaaaactacaaaaatcgTAAGTATAGAGCTTGATGAACTTTCCAAGCGAACATACCTAAATAATTAGCACTGAgatcaagaaggaaagaagggagggagggaggggagaaggaggaaatgtAATTCCACCTAGCAATTTTTTTATAATGAGCACTTTTtggttcctatttttaaaatctttgccaaTGACAACACTTacgttttcttctaaaagctttattgttCTGCCTTTTGCATTCAGAGCTACAATCctcctggaattgatttttttttatatggcaTGAGGTAAGGATCAAGATccattcttattttccatttccattcttaTTTCCAGGTCCAACTGACCTGGCACCATTTATCGAAAAGACATCTTTCATCCACTGTACTGTCACCTTTCTTACTAATCAGTTGCAATATATAGACTATACATCATGTAAAAgcagttttttaaagaattatatttctctttctaaaacatgCCTCCTTTGAAGATCTCTTTTCACCTGTTAAAGCTGACcaatttttatttgggaaatgcAAGTCAACGTGACAGTGATACTTCATACCTACTAGTAGGACTATATTCAAAAGACAGGTAATAGTAaatgatgaggatgtggagaaaccgcAACCTTCATTCATTGCTGGCAAAATGTACAATGGTGCatccactttagaaaacaatgtggcagctcttcaaaaagttaaacataggtttaccatatggcccagcaatcCTAAGTGTATACCAAAGAGACCTGAAAGCATAATGTTCACCGGAAATGTTGACATATATTCACAATatctaaaaagtggaaacaacccaaatgttcatcaactgatgaataaacacAATGTGGCGTatccatacactggaatattattcagaaatataaCGGAATGAATCACTGATACAATGATCATCCATCAGCCTGATGGATGAACCTTGCAACATCAGgctaaaataagtcagtcacaaaagccTACTtttgtatgattccttttatatgaaatacccagaatatacaaatatatacaggcAGAAAGCAGATTAGCAGTTGCATAAGGCTAGGGTAGTTGGGGACGGGATCATGGGGAGTGGATATTAACAGTCACAGGGTTTCTTTTGAGGATGATGAAAATCTAAACTTActgtaatggttgcacaactctgtgaatacactaaaaaccattgGACTGTATCCTTTAAGTGctgaattttatattatgtgaattatatctcaataaagaagtttaaaaagtcaatcggggcgcctgggtggtgcagtcggttgggcgtccgacttcagctaggtcacgatctcgcggtccgtgagttagagccccacgtcaggctctgggctgatggctcagagcctgcagcctgtttccgattctgtgtctccctctctctctgcccctcccccgttcatgctctgtctctctctgtcccaaaaataaataaacgttgaaaaaaaaaaattaaaaaaaaaacaaaacaaaaaagtcaatcAATTTAATGATTCATAAAAGCTGAAATTTTTTGGTGATCATTTTCTCTATCACATTtccgtatatatttttttaaatttttaaatgtttttattaatttttgagagagacaaagagcacgagcaggggaggggcagagagagagagggagacccagaatctgaagcaggctccaggctctgagctgtcaacacagagccggaccaggggctcgaacccacaaactgtgacatcatgacctgagctgaagttggacgcttaaatgactgagccacccaggtgccccaataccatATTTTCTGTAATACATATTGGccacaaatagaaaaatcatcCCAACTTTTTCTTATAAAACCAGAACAAAGTGCAAAATTTGCGTACACAGTTAATATGCTGGTAAGAAGGTAAATTAGCACAAGAACCCAAAGTGGCACCTAGCTGGTTCAGTCTGtacagcatgagactcttgatctctgggtcatgaattcaagccccacattagctGTAGAGCTTACATTAAAtaatgtaacaaaaaataataaaatattaatagtggtGTCTTTGGATGGCTgagttacagaaaatatttattttcctctttctacttttcatttctcaaattttttgtCTTGTACGTATATTGTTCTTAcagtcaaaataaacatttttaaatggctggaACACTATTCATAAcataacaaaagtaaaaggagTCTGTGTCTACAGAGCAAGATGTTTTAAGGCAAATTACATTTAtggcatttataaaataatctcaAAACCTGAGCTACTCttgcaatattttgaaaaattttttatgttttattttttctttttttgagagagagagagaaagagcgagagcgagcatgagcagggaagagcagagagagagagagacacacacacaatccgaaacagggtccaggctctgagctgtcggcacagagcccgacgcagggccggaacccacgaaccgtgcgatcatgacctgaactgaagtcggacgctcaacccacggggccacccaggggccccgcaacaatttttttttaatgtctaatacAAAGGTTAGTGGTGAAGAATTCtgctatattaattttatttttaagcagtattgatgagtgcctggctggctcaatcacaAGGTCATGTGACTCTCAATCCCcaggtcttgagtttgagccctgtccTGTGCTGGGTGTCGGggtttccaaaaaagaaaaaaaaaaaaaaaaaaggtactcacTAGTATTGACTGACGGGTTGCTGGGGAAAATACAGGCATTTACTGCAACTGTGGGCCATTTGGGTGAGACAAAGTCAGTTTACAAGCAAAGAACCGTGCTAAATAACTGCATTTTGTTTAATTacacagtatttttattaatatccATTATGTGACTTGAAGTATATCATGTATAAATTAGTGTGCGCATTATGAGCTCAGTCTGCCAACTTAATTTACACTTTTATTCTATGCTGTTTCTCCTCCTAACACAGTGACAGTGCTATTTCAATATTTGCGGAGAGCAAATGTGGTTGGACACAGAACTGAAAACAGCCACAACAACATACTTGAGGGGGCAGaagaataagtaataaaaagGTGACACCTGCAGCCCCTCGGGGCCCTGCTGACGACAAACGTCGAGCGTTTTGATGGGTGTGCCACCGCCCTTCCATATCTCTTTCGAAGCACCCCTCGCCACTGTAGCTAAAATAACACACTCTCGGCCGAGTGTGTGCGTTCGCACTTGTGAAGGCCCTTCCGACCCGCCGCACTCGGGGCGGGCTGCGGGCGCCCGGGCGGGTCGCAGGAGCCGCGAAGGGCCCGACGCCCGACGCCTCACTCACCGCTGTCCTCTCCGTCCAGCGCTCGCTGCAGCCGGGCCGTCTCGCTGTCGAGGGTGATGGCCAGAGACCGTAGCTTCGCGTGGAAGCTTCGGATCAGATCCATGGATAAGGACTGCTCGGCAGGACGCGAGACGCGAGCGGATCTCACCGCTCCGGTCCGGCCCGGCCCGCCACTAGTTTGAATCTCTTGGCGCCGGAAGTGTCCCGCCTCCGCGGGGGTCGCACGAGCCCTCTCTCGCGAGAGCTGAAGTCTCGCGCGAAGCGGCAAGGAGGTTCCGGGAGGCGGACGCGCTTCCGGGGTCGTGTCCGCTGGCGCGCGGGGGAGATTGTGAACGACGCGGCCGGTGAGTTGATGACCGTATTTCGTTGCTTCAGGAGTCCCTTTCTTTCCCTAGGGAGTCTAGCTGGGCTCCCTGCTTCTTTGGGGGCACGCTGTGCGTCCTCGGGGGTGGCGGAGCGGCAGGAGAGCCGGGGTCGCGCGCGTGCGCTGCTGTCACCTGCGGCCGAGGGCGTAGCCAGTTCCTGGTGCGACTTTCCCCTTATCCCCGCAGGTACCATGTTCGTGACCGCCCTCCTCCTCCGCAATCGCATTCCTGGCAGCCAGTGGATCGGGAAGCACCGGCGGCCGCGCGCCGTGTCTTTCCACGCGAAGCAGAACATGATCCGTCGCCTGGAGATAGAGGCGGAGAACCATTACTGGCTGAGCATGCCCTACCTCACCGCGGAGCAGGAGTACGGCCACGCCGCGGGGCGCCGGGCGGCGGCCTTCGAGGCCATCAAGGCGGCCAGCGTGTCCAAGTTCCCCCCCCACAGATTTGTGGTAGACCAGCTCGACCATCTCAATGTCACCAAGAAGTGGTCCTAACCCAGCGCCACCGCCTTTCAGCTGGACGGATCGCGGGGCTGCCATCTCTGTGGCCCGATTCTGGAACTGAAAAGCTAACCTCTAGAGAGAAAATGAACCTTTGGACCGGAGCCTTAATGGACAGCAAAGAGGAACGTAGTGGTCTGCATGTAGAGTATCTGGGGCTCCAAATTCTTTAATACTTGAGAGTCTGATCTCTGTcgcattgtttcctttttctttatcctcATAGGAAGATACAGGAGATTTCCTGGGTCACAGAGGATATGAAATGTATTTTGGATggaagcttcaaaaaaaaaaaaaaactgagctaTGGTTTGGAATCTGTGCCTCAGTATGAAGATAGTTGATGGGggctttataaaatgtaaattagttTGCTTACCTTCTGTGGAAACATCGcctaaacataaatgaaaaagtgaaataaatgaaaatgaaactctGAAAAAGTTCAGTTGAACATACTCCTAAAAACAGCATTTTCTTCTGGGATGCTGCTGAAagtagacatttaaatttttttttttttttaatgtttatttatttttgagagacagagtgtgagcagggaagggacagagagaaggggagacagaatccgatgcaggtgccaggttctgagctgtcggcatagagcccaacagggggcttgaacttacacgagatcatgacctgagtcaaagtcagtcgcttaacggGTGGAGCCACTCAAGGCACCCCTGAAAGTAGACGTTTAGATAAAGTAAAAGGTATTCATCAGAACTGCTACATGAAATTGTATTTTAACAACATATTTctgggatataattgacattacAGGCCACCAGTTGAAGATGTTTGTCTTTTCGAATTCCCTTTTTCAGTATATAATACTGTATTCTACTGTATAATACCCTTTACATGTATTACCAAATCATATGATATACGATATTACGAATCGTATGCTATAAAGGGCTTGACTGTTGTATACCCTGTATATTTTACATGTGGAGAAAATATACCCTGTATATTTTACATGTGGAGAAAACTCGTCCAAAATCCGTTCCCAGTAATGAATGTGACTTGGGTTTCAATTTCTGTATAATCTAGATATCTCAACTGCTGTGTTTATATTTgacaacattttcaaaatacggaagaaaaagaattcagtcCCATTACCCAGAGATGAAATAatcatcttttatatatatttttcttgtagtCTTTATATGCTTTTTTAACATATACTGAATCCATAGGGGTAAATAGAATATTGAgttaaaaactaacatttaaagGTTATGATGCATATTGCCAATGGCTTTccagaaaaattgtaaaacagCAAGACCAATGTATGAGTGTGAATCTCATTTGCCAGCGTTGACTGTTTTCTTCATTAATGAATGATTCATGGTTCACATTTAATTATCTGCCGTTGGGATGTGTAGGCTGTGGTGCAGACATTACTTTTTTGATTCATTGCACCTAAAAAATGCCTGCCACGTGATAGTTGAATATTTAACCAAGCTGAACTCTGTTATTGATAGGTCATATTCTGTGGTGTATACTTATTGAATGCTTTTTATAGCTCACAAAAATGTCTCTGGTTCCTATGAGCAAGTTAATATCTGtgaccatttcttttcattcctggAAATGGTGACAGCTGATGCTGTTTAGGAGAAAGGTGAAGGAAGGGGGGCTCAGGGGACCTTAGAACTGTAACTATTTCACATAAAATCGTTAACTAAGCGCCtgggcagttaagtgtctggctcttgatttcagctcaggtcgtgatctaacggttcctgagattgagccccacatcaggctttgtgctgaacagcacagagcctgcttgggattctctctctctcccccccctctctttctgcccctctccctctcgcagacactctgtctctcaaaaaaaaaaaaaaaaaaaagtacctactTCTGTTGCTTCGATCTCTGTGTAACTCAGAAACTTTGGAGTTTGAAAATGGAATGGTTAAGGTGaatctcagagaaggaaaaagatgcTAGAATCTTGGGTCTGAAGAAATAGAAGGTAATTCACGAGAGGAGAGATTTTTATGTATAAACATTGCAGTTGTAAAACAGTCTCGTGAAGTAGTCGTCTCCACTGTACAGGttagaaactgaagctcaaatgTCAGCAACACTGTCATGTTCACCCGGCTAACAAACGGTAAAACTAGAATTCAGGACTAGGTTTATCTGAAGATCATATGCATTTTAATATAGTACACTAACTGCTATAAATACAAGGTCACAGCTGTGTTTTAATCACTTCTTGGCCAAAGCAATGCTGTtgaaacatttgattttttttctccgcGAGTCTACAACTGTTAACACCACAGCCATCCTAGAGTTCATCTTTTCTTAACAGAGCTCATTGCCCTCAGCTGATTATAGTTACATGCCTAATAGAGTATATCTGTGCCAACCTGTGCCTTCTGGACAGTCGCTGGCTTGGATCTGTAATAGAGCTCCTAGGGCTCTGTGTCATCCGGTTGTTCACCTTGCGAACATTAACCTCAAGGAGCTCACTGTCTCACCGGATGAAATGCACAGCATAAGTAATTCGGCGTGATGACTGACTTCATGGATACAAGGTGTAGTAAGAGTCAGCGAAAGGGCCGTTTATCAACCTTCCCCGAACAGTCAGGAAAAACTTGAGAAGAGACGATCTTCGAACAGATTCTTAATTTGCCTGGCAAGCAAGCGTGTGGCAGGAAGTAAAGGCAAAAGTAACAGTCTAATGATTAGTCATAGAATTGCCAGTGGTTGCAATGTAGGCTacttgtgagtgggggaggagaagtgaCCGACAGGCTAAGGATGTAAGCAGGACCAGAATATGAAAGTTCCTGTATGACACTTTTATCCTGTAAGTAATGGGGAGCCATCAAAAATGCTTAATTCGTTAAATAATGGAGAGCATTGTGGACAATGGGTTAGTGGAAGAAATGACTAGGAATAGAAAAACCTGGTAGCTATTAAAATAATCCGGCTAAGCACTGAATTTGGATGGCGGAGGTGGAAAGTGGTTAAAAGAATTAACGAGTCTGTGAACATTTGTATTACTCCTAATACCTTGGATCCCTATATGGAGGGTAGTTTATAATTTAATTAGggtaattaaaatttgttttaatgttggggcacctgggtggctcagtcagttaagtgtccgactttggctcaggtcacgatctcaccgtctgtgggtttaagccccgcgttgggctctgtgctgacagcccagagcctagagcctgcttcggattctgtgtctccctctctctctgcccctccactgcttgcactctctctcaaaaataaacattttcttaaaaataataattagaaaaagtctgaaaaaattGTACAATACCAGTATAGTGAAAACTATAAACTGTTTGAGGAAAGTCAAAGAAatcctaaagaaatggagatattcTGTGCACATTAGGCAGAAGAGTCATAAGGTAACTGGCAATTTTACCAAAAGTAATCTATAGTTTCAATGGAATCCCATTTTATGTCCCaataggtttttttcttattttgtagaaattgactagctaattctaaaattcatgaaaattcaaaggacctagaatagcaaaaacaattttgaaatacaGAAAGTTGGAGGATTTaatactacctgatttcaaaacttaatgtAGAGCTTCAGTAATTAAGAGAGTGTGGTGTTGacataaagacagacaaataaaatggaaagttcaTAAATAGGCCACACGtatgtaatttattaatttttaacagaTACACACAGGAAATGCAGTgaagaaaggataatcttttctaaaacctggtgctggaacaaatgAGTATTCATATGCAAAAGATGACCTCAGTCTGTGTCTaatgccatatacaaaaattatttcaggggcacctggctggctcccgTCGGTTATGCACCTGACTTTCAGGTCgagatctcaccatttgtgagttcgagccccacgatgggctccatgctgacagctcagagcctggggcctgcttcagattatgtgtctccttctctctctgccccctcccatttgttctctctctctttctctcaaaagtaaataaaaacattaaaaaaatttttaagggacgcctgggtggctcagttcgttgagcgtctgacttcgactcaggtcatgatctcacagctagtgagttcaatccccgcgtcggctctgtgctgacagctcagagcctggagcctgcttcatattctgggtctccctctctctcgctctctctctctctctctctgcccctcccctgctcatgctgtctctctcaaaaacaaacactaaaaaaaaattttttttttaattaaaaaaaaattacctcggggcgcctgggtggcgcagtcggttaagcgtctgacttcagccaggtcacgatctcgcggtccgtgagttcgagccccgcgtcaggctctgggctgatggctcagagcctggagcctgcttccgattctgtgtctccctctctctctgcccctcccccgttcatgctctgtctctctctgtccccaaaaaaataaacgttgaaaaaaaaaattacctcaaaacgGATCATGGATTAAATCTAAAACCTAAAACTTGTATAAAACTTCCCATAGGAAACATACGGGGAAactctttgtgaccttgggttaggcaaagatttcttaaaaatgtatgaagTCATGCTTTGTAAAACCCCAATCTGATGAATCAGAAttcatcaaaatgaagaaattctgttctttgaaagacaTTCTgctgaaagaatggaaaaaaaaaaaaaaaaaaaaaaaaagccaaagactggaagaatacctgataaaggactcatatccagaatatataaatcattcttaaaattcagtaacaggaaaataatttttttgaatggaCAAAATATTTGGACAGATGCttcatcaaagaaaacaaatggactgcaaaaaaaaaaaacgcatgaGTAAATGCTCAgtattattagtcattagggaaatgcaaattaaaaccaccatgagataccactacatatcCATTAgaatgtataaaatttaaaacacaataccAAGTGTCATCAAGGATACAGAGTACCTAGAACACTTACTTATATACtgataagaatataaaatggtgcaaccactttggaaacagCTTGGAAAttcctttaaaagttaaacataacaATTATCATATGACTCAGCCACTCTACTGCTGGGTACTTACTTAAGATTAATGAAAGCATGTGTCCatagaaagacctaaatgttcATATCAACCtttaataaaaaagtagaaacaagtcactttcatctgatgaatggataaacatttgTTGTACATCCTTGTACAAATGTACACAAATGAATGATCTGATAAACACAATCAGATCTgagtgaatctcaaaataattatgctgattGAGAAAAGCCCCATGACCCCATAAAATacattccatttgtatgaaattctagaaaatgcaagctAAGCCATAGTGATGGACCAGTGGCTGCCTGGCTTTAGAGATGggtaggcagggaggggcaggaggaagggattgCAAACTGGCATAAGGAACTTTTGGGGTGGTGGGttattttattatcttgattgtggtgatgattttcATAgctgtatatatgtaaaatcttatcaaaatgcacattttatgtgtgtgcattttattCTATGCTAATTATTCCTTAACAAACTTGTTTTAAAAGTTGTCGAATGTTTCCCAAAGTGATTTAAAAGCAGTTTAcgttcctaccagcaatgtatgagagtatTGTTAATTTGTACTTCTCTGATGACTAACAAAAGTTCAGCATATTTTAACATACATCTTGGCTGTGCAGCTTCTTTTCTGAAGTaactattc
It contains:
- the MRPL57 gene encoding ribosomal protein 63, mitochondrial; protein product: MFVTALLLRNRIPGSQWIGKHRRPRAVSFHAKQNMIRRLEIEAENHYWLSMPYLTAEQEYGHAAGRRAAAFEAIKAASVSKFPPHRFVVDQLDHLNVTKKWS